In Mycoplasmopsis maculosa, one genomic interval encodes:
- a CDS encoding coiled-coil domain-containing protein, whose product MTRNKKIATILGVLAGAAFISSASIPIIFHAKESNETRNSRKKDIQYLENLIKLKNEQEVNNNKFLLEKKLDLEQLEIKRNNVEQVINLLIGKNYDKNINQLHKNNLDNKSLVYYLFSNIDELTSEKDLLENNNKELLARLNEIKSSFDNEKNELVNQINNLKQENKELLKEKNNLLKQQKYLLWIYQSRISTLKDAIATINGEFKIKENNYKETIARLNEEKNRLISEADNLRNNLNIKRVELETANNKLKTSTSKLVELLSSVININSLFEVLNETFVSNEILDNLVITSETEINSVIESNSLDNYLTTSLFLSNQILDNLNKVISNNKKIESNSIETNNLYKSKLSELLGESEEYSIGDNGKEALENSIVYNLRKQINDISLLINDNKAKIKQLEIDVDSLTNQIESKTQNNQDLARQISDISNSITEKNRIIESLNSEIQASKSLKSSNNENIEKYKSMLISLIGTDDKDFNFDNLAEAAQNGIVKQLHQKYNEKEQEKNELISRFETEKELLNN is encoded by the coding sequence ATGACAAGAAATAAAAAAATTGCAACTATTCTCGGTGTTTTAGCAGGTGCAGCTTTTATATCTTCTGCCTCAATTCCTATTATTTTTCATGCAAAAGAATCAAATGAAACTAGAAATTCAAGAAAAAAAGATATTCAATATTTAGAAAATTTAATTAAATTAAAAAATGAACAAGAAGTAAATAACAATAAATTTTTATTAGAAAAAAAATTAGATTTAGAACAATTAGAAATTAAAAGAAATAATGTAGAACAAGTTATAAATTTATTAATTGGCAAGAATTATGATAAAAATATAAATCAGCTACATAAAAATAATTTAGATAATAAATCATTAGTATATTATTTATTTTCAAATATTGACGAATTAACCAGTGAAAAAGATTTATTGGAAAATAATAACAAAGAATTATTGGCGAGATTAAATGAAATAAAATCATCATTTGATAATGAGAAAAATGAATTAGTTAATCAAATTAATAATTTAAAACAAGAAAATAAAGAATTACTTAAAGAAAAGAATAATTTACTAAAACAACAAAAATATTTATTGTGAATTTATCAATCAAGAATATCAACATTAAAAGATGCTATCGCGACAATAAATGGTGAATTTAAAATAAAAGAAAATAACTATAAAGAAACAATAGCAAGATTAAATGAAGAAAAAAATAGATTAATTTCAGAAGCAGATAACTTAAGAAATAACTTAAACATTAAAAGAGTTGAATTAGAAACCGCAAATAATAAATTAAAGACATCAACTTCTAAACTTGTTGAATTATTAAGTTCTGTTATAAATATAAACAGTTTATTTGAGGTGCTAAACGAAACATTTGTTTCAAATGAAATTTTAGATAATTTAGTTATAACAAGTGAAACAGAAATAAATTCAGTAATTGAATCAAATTCACTTGATAATTATTTAACAACTTCATTATTTTTATCGAATCAAATTTTAGATAATTTAAATAAAGTAATATCTAACAATAAAAAAATTGAATCTAATTCTATAGAAACAAATAATTTATATAAAAGCAAACTGTCTGAATTACTTGGTGAAAGCGAAGAATATTCAATAGGTGATAACGGTAAAGAAGCGCTAGAAAATTCTATAGTTTATAATTTAAGAAAACAAATAAATGATATATCACTCTTAATTAATGATAATAAAGCTAAAATAAAACAATTAGAAATTGATGTAGATAGTTTGACTAATCAAATAGAAAGTAAAACTCAAAATAATCAAGATTTAGCTAGACAAATTTCTGATATTTCAAATTCAATCACAGAGAAAAATAGAATAATTGAATCATTAAATTCTGAAATACAAGCTTCAAAAAGTTTAAAATCTTCTAATAATGAAAATATTGAAAAATATAAATCTATGCTAATAAGTTTAATTGGTACGGATGATAAAGATTTTAATTTTGATAATTTAGCAGAAGCTGCACAAAATGGCATCGTTAAACAATTACATCAAAAATATAATGAAAAAGAACAAGAAAAAAATGAATTAATTTCAAGATTCGAGACTGAAAAAGAATTATTAAATAACTAA
- a CDS encoding tyrosine-type recombinase/integrase: protein MYRINELIQKFLSKKSNKNVKKSTFWYYEYYLSKLEDFERPEDLIIQMNKILKTNTENQNSKSLKYRVFKNFLNYLRDYNRIYFENIDDLSKYTPIPTRRGFTDKEINFLLKELESYSNQKLNFYFKFLLLTGLRVGELKNTNLNELIENNFTMQVQAEKNNNPHTILFLDDYENLSYKKYINNIKEEIIKYKDDFNWTAKSLQNQINIFKNYVLKKYPKFKCNISAHILRHTYITQLMILGLTPSQIQQYTGHKNINTVIHYSHTNLDQMRNQYENIFTNNQKRAYFDEFSDAVVNKIQKANIEVENKNNSNNYLFISNCHNQLNILRRAVKSLKKES from the coding sequence ATGTATAGAATTAACGAATTAATTCAAAAATTTTTGTCTAAAAAATCAAATAAGAATGTGAAAAAATCAACTTTTTGATATTATGAATACTATTTATCAAAATTAGAAGATTTTGAAAGACCAGAAGATTTAATTATTCAAATGAATAAAATATTAAAAACTAATACAGAAAATCAAAATTCAAAATCTTTAAAATATAGAGTTTTTAAAAACTTTTTAAACTATTTAAGAGATTATAATCGTATTTATTTTGAAAATATTGATGATTTATCTAAATATACACCTATTCCTACGCGCCGAGGATTTACAGATAAAGAAATAAACTTTTTATTAAAAGAATTAGAATCTTATTCAAATCAAAAGCTTAATTTTTATTTTAAATTTTTATTACTAACCGGATTGCGTGTTGGTGAATTAAAAAACACTAATTTAAACGAACTAATTGAAAATAATTTTACAATGCAAGTTCAAGCAGAAAAAAATAATAATCCTCATACAATATTATTTCTTGATGATTACGAAAATTTAAGTTATAAAAAATATATAAATAATATAAAAGAAGAAATTATAAAATATAAGGATGATTTTAATTGAACAGCTAAATCTTTGCAAAATCAAATAAACATTTTTAAAAATTATGTTTTAAAAAAATATCCTAAATTTAAATGTAATATCAGTGCTCATATTTTAAGACATACTTATATTACTCAACTTATGATATTAGGATTAACACCAAGCCAAATTCAACAATACACTGGACATAAAAATATAAATACTGTAATACATTATTCTCACACAAACTTAGACCAAATGAGAAATCAATATGAAAATATTTTTACAAATAATCAAAAAAGAGCTTATTTTGATGAATTTAGTGATGCTGTTGTAAATAAAATCCAAAAAGCTAATATTGAAGTTGAAAATAAAAATAATAGTAATAACTATTTATTTATTTCAAATTGCCATAATCAATTAAATATTTTAAGAAGAGCTGTAAAAAGTTTAAAAAAAGAGAGCTAA